A single Biomphalaria glabrata chromosome 2, xgBioGlab47.1, whole genome shotgun sequence DNA region contains:
- the LOC106079021 gene encoding protocadherin-23-like, with protein sequence MSFNVWCLCLFISLSSCTTKACTPLDQGPFLDTLPTLQFEFDETNTTEPQPPLPVSSNPYYSEVRVSGDNISLSVQSDASSIIDISEYFQFVAADGKNYMKLIKPIDRDGLTASPDDDISFLTFTLICTSPTVNNTFDARVVINDVNDNPPEFIGGNTVNQVSIPEATAVGTVIYQASATDLDANLEANLTYTLVTITTKFVLDPLTGAVSVAQDLDYESMVPDKFYVLVLTVKDGGPKVFRTATTTLQVNITDSDDQDPAYDYPGCFKDAGVCAWPKYTTGRQLRMNASIQVFPVPNTISSSVQIVAYDLDIGIGNEIKFSISSTIPKGEENNFQVDTTRNGSKYMATIRSLVDMEVSEGLQLFLKAEENSINKGHTVAMILFTGDKSSTSNFTMSSQACQPLDEGPYLGTHPILNLAVDEATTQDIQAAMSSGSMKYFSELRIAGNFALREFTLTADYDINDPFYYFEVVTQNGVNYMRLTKPVDRDGVSDNIDEQVSYIPFTLICTPANQSLSQVAYDVHIFIQDVNDNTPRFLNTDNQVSIPETTLVGAKIYTASAVDDDENMDGNLTFSLETSNVPFIIDPLTGDVLVNRSIDYESMRDQKYFNLTLRIEDAGPGTLRTATMMLQVHVMDADDNDPAFVYSGCFAHNNICAWPKYTGALQLKKNDVIKVYPVPNKVNGYVSINAVDGDADIGNEIVFSIASTIPPGQESNFKVETVKSAVGKEYTANVISLVDQNLSEGFEIFLKAEEKSENKRYVIAMILFTATAGATSAQQQQQDSSSSNSTRVEDYSSLEIALIIVVSILAAFLFSMIVGVVIFSCLRRKSSDRESFSTSM encoded by the exons CGTGTACTCCACTTGACCAGGGTCCATTTCTAGACACTTTACCTACACTACAGTTCGAATTTGATGAAACCAATACGACAG AACCTCAACCACCATTGCCAGTGAGTTCAAATCCTTACTACTCTGAAGTACGTGTTTCCGGTGACAacatcagtctgtctgtccaatCTGACGCCAGCAGTATCATTGATATCTCTGAATATTTCCAGTTCGTGGCAGCAGACGGGAAGAACTACATGAAACTGATCAAACCAATTGACAGAGAT GGCCTTACAGCATCGCCTGATGACGATATCAGCTTTTTGACCTTCACCTTAATCTGCACATCCCCAACAGTGAACAAT ACGTTTGACGCTCGTGTTGTGATTAATGACGTCAATGACAACCCGCCAGAATTTATTGGAGGTAACACTGTCAACCAGGTCTCCATTCCGGAA GCTACTGCTGTTGGTACTGTAATATATCAAGCTAGTGCCACTGACTTGGACGCAAATCTAGAGGCTAACTTGACCTACACATTG GTGACTATTACAACTAAGTTTGTCCTTGACCCACTTACTGGTGCTGTGAGTGTGGCACAAGACCTTGACTATGAGAGCATGGTGCCTGACAAGTTCTATGTGTTAGTCCTGACAGTTAAG GATGGTGGCCCCAAGGTATTTCGTACAGCTACTACAACCCTACAGGTCAACATAACTGACTCCGATGACCAGGATCCAGCTTATGACTACCCCGGATGTTTCAAAGACGCAGGAGTTTGTGCCTGGCCCAAATATACCACTGGGCGACAGCTTAGAATG AATGCAAGCATTCAAGTGTTCCCAGTACCAAACACTATTTCATCCAGTGTACAAATTGTAGCATACGACCTTGACATTGGCATTGGCAACGAAATCAAATTCTCCATTTCATCAA CGATACCGAAAGGTGAAGAGAACAACTTCCAGGTGGATACAACAAGAAATGGCAGCAAATACATGGCCACTATCAGATCCTTAGTTGACATGGAGGTCTCTGAGGGGCTGCAACTATTTTTAAAG GCCGAAGAGAATTCAATTAATAAAGGGCACACAGTTGCAATGATCCTTTTCACG GGAGACAAATCTTCCACTTCAAATTTTACAATGTCGTCACAAG CATGTCAGCCTTTAGATGAGGGACCATACCTTGGTACTCACCCTATTCTAAATCTAGCAGTCGATGAAGCCACCACACAAG ATATTCAGGCTGCGATGTCGTCTGGTTCAATGAAGTATTTCTCTGAGCTCCGTATTGCTGGAAACTTTGCTCTCCGAGAGTTCACACTGACAGCAGACTATGACATCAATGACCCATTCTACTACTTTGAAGTGGTCACGCAGAACGGAGTGAATTACATGAGACTGACCAAACCAGTGGACAGAGAT GGTGTGTCTGATAACATTGATGAACAGGTCAGCTATATCCCCTTTACTCTTATCTGCACGCCTGCCAACCAGTCATTGAGTCAAGTG GCCTACGATGTGCACATCTTTATCCAAGATGTCAATGACAACACCCCGAGGTTCCTGAACACTGACAACCAAGTATCGATCCCAGAG ACCACTCTGGTTGGAGCGAAGATTTACACTGCATCAGCTGTCGATGACGATGAAAATATGGATGGAAATCTAACGTTTTCCTTG GAGACCTCAAACGTTCCTTTCATTATAGACCCATTAACTGGTGACGTCCTAGTAAACAGATCGATTGATTACGAAAGCATGCGAGACCAGAAATATTTTAACCTGACGCTGAGAATTGAG GATGCTGGACCAGGAACACTACGGACAGCCACCATGATGCTTCAGGTTCACGTGATGGACGCTGACGACAACGATCCGGCATTTGTCTACTCCGGATGTTTCGCCCACAACAACATCTGCGCATGGCCGAAATACACTGGTGCTCTTCAACTGAAGAAG AACGATGTGATCAAAGTGTACccagtaccaaataaagtcaATGGCTATGTCTCAATCAATGCTGTCGATGGTGACGCTGACATTGGCAACGAGATCGTCTTTTCCATAGCCTCCA CTATTCCACCTGGCCAAGAAAGTAATTTTAAAGTAGAGACTGTGAAATCCGCAGTCGGCAAAGAATACACAGCTAACGTCATCTCACTTGTGGATCAGAACCTGTCCGAGGgttttgaaatatttctaaAG GCTGAAGAGAAATCAGAAAACAAAAGATATGTTATCGCCATGATCTTGTTTAct GCAACAGCAGGGGCTACATCAgcacaacaacagcaacaag acagcagcagcagcaacagTACACGAGTTGAAGACTACAGCAGCCTTGAGATCGCCCTGATCATTGTAGTATCTATCTTGGCCGCCTTCTTGTTCAGTATGATAGTGGGAGTTGTCATCTTCAGCTGTCTACGCAGAAAGTCCAGCGACAGGGAAAGCTTTTCTACCAGTATGTAA